A genomic region of Methanosarcina thermophila TM-1 contains the following coding sequences:
- a CDS encoding 50S ribosomal protein L40e: MARFPEAEERLLNKKICMKCNARNAIRATRCRKCGSSALRVKSKESKGA, from the coding sequence ATGGCTCGTTTTCCAGAAGCAGAAGAAAGATTATTAAATAAGAAAATTTGTATGAAGTGTAATGCCAGGAATGCAATAAGAGCAACCCGCTGCAGAAAATGCGGCAGCAGTGCTCTTCGGGTTAAATCCAAGGAATCCAAGGGAGCATGA
- the purB gene encoding adenylosuccinate lyase, translating into MAIHPIDYRYGTAEMKHVWSQENRLAKILQVEAALARAEADMGLIPADAAEIISQSISSVKAERVDEIEAEIHHDMMAVVIAISEQCRDDAGKWVHFGATSNDILDTATALQIKDAIDILEDKLRTLLRALVNQAEAHKHTVCCGRTHGQIGVPTTYGLRFAIWSSEISRHLERLNQLTPRVTVGQMTGAVGTQAAFGKAGILIQKLTMQNLGIGAVDVSSQIIQRDRHAEFVMWMANTVTTLDKIGIEIRTLQRSEIAEIEESFGEKQVGSSTMPHKRNPIKSEQICGLAKIVRAMVEPELLNNTLWDERDLTNSSSERIVFPEACVLTDHILKLGIDVIENLKFYPENIRRNLELLRGLNMGEAVMIELAKRGVGRQEAHELVRTAAMKAHDTGQHFKTVLLETPEIARYLTVMDIENLVNPDKYIGTAVEQVEALVTKLRETYSL; encoded by the coding sequence GTGGCGATTCATCCTATAGACTACCGCTATGGTACCGCAGAAATGAAACACGTATGGAGCCAGGAGAACAGACTTGCAAAGATTCTGCAGGTAGAAGCCGCCCTTGCCCGTGCTGAGGCAGATATGGGTTTGATTCCAGCAGATGCAGCTGAAATCATATCCCAGAGTATTTCTTCTGTAAAAGCCGAAAGGGTTGATGAAATTGAGGCTGAGATCCACCATGATATGATGGCTGTTGTCATTGCAATTTCTGAACAGTGCAGAGATGACGCCGGAAAATGGGTACATTTCGGAGCTACTTCAAATGATATCCTGGATACGGCGACAGCTCTTCAGATCAAGGACGCAATCGATATTCTGGAAGATAAACTCAGAACTTTACTCAGGGCTCTGGTTAACCAGGCTGAAGCACACAAGCATACGGTCTGCTGCGGAAGAACCCACGGGCAGATTGGGGTTCCAACGACTTACGGATTGCGTTTTGCGATCTGGTCTTCTGAGATCTCAAGACATCTGGAACGTCTCAATCAACTCACTCCAAGAGTGACAGTTGGGCAGATGACCGGAGCAGTCGGAACCCAGGCTGCCTTTGGAAAAGCCGGAATTCTTATCCAGAAACTTACTATGCAGAATCTTGGAATCGGGGCTGTAGACGTTTCCAGCCAGATTATTCAGCGGGATAGGCATGCCGAATTTGTAATGTGGATGGCAAATACAGTCACGACCCTGGATAAGATAGGTATAGAAATCAGGACTCTCCAGCGCAGTGAAATTGCTGAGATTGAGGAAAGTTTTGGAGAAAAGCAGGTAGGGTCATCTACAATGCCTCATAAGCGCAATCCCATAAAGTCCGAGCAGATATGCGGACTTGCAAAAATTGTAAGGGCTATGGTCGAGCCTGAGCTTTTAAATAATACCCTGTGGGATGAAAGAGACCTGACAAACTCTTCCTCTGAGAGGATAGTTTTCCCTGAAGCCTGCGTGCTTACGGATCACATCCTTAAGCTCGGGATAGACGTGATTGAAAACCTGAAGTTCTATCCTGAGAACATTCGGAGGAATCTGGAGCTGCTCAGAGGTCTCAATATGGGCGAAGCTGTAATGATCGAGCTTGCAAAGCGAGGAGTGGGCAGGCAGGAAGCCCACGAGCTTGTGCGGACTGCGGCAATGAAAGCCCATGATACGGGGCAGCATTTTAAAACCGTACTCCTGGAAACCCCCGAAATTGCAAGGTATCTAACTGTTATGGATATTGAGAACCTTGTAAACCCCGACAAATACATAGGGACTGCAGTTGAGCAGGTTGAAGCACTTGTTACAAAACTTCGCGAGACCTATTCCCTCTAA
- a CDS encoding geranylgeranylglyceryl/heptaprenylglyceryl phosphate synthase, giving the protein MQVEAHLQKIIDQEGKVHLTLIDPASQTPERAAEIALAAVKGGTDAIMIGGSTGASGTLLDETVIKIKEKVDVPTILFPGSAAGLSRYADAVFFMSLLNSRDIAYVITNQVLGAPLIYRSQIEPISMAYIIVEPGGTVGWVGDAKLIPRKKPEIAAVYALAGKYLGMHYTYLEAGSGADTPVSPEMIRTVKQVLGENKLIVGGGIRDAKTAELCASAGADMIVTGTILEEVKDVTAKVAEIVSAIKR; this is encoded by the coding sequence TTGCAGGTGGAAGCACACCTTCAGAAAATCATTGATCAGGAAGGAAAAGTCCATCTTACCCTTATCGATCCCGCTTCCCAGACGCCTGAACGAGCTGCTGAAATCGCTCTTGCAGCCGTCAAGGGAGGCACCGATGCCATCATGATAGGGGGTTCAACCGGGGCATCGGGAACCCTGCTTGATGAGACCGTCATAAAAATAAAAGAAAAGGTAGATGTCCCTACCATCCTTTTCCCGGGGAGTGCAGCCGGACTCAGCAGGTATGCAGATGCCGTATTTTTCATGAGCCTGCTGAATTCGAGAGATATAGCGTATGTGATCACAAATCAGGTGCTTGGAGCTCCGCTTATATACAGAAGCCAGATCGAACCTATCTCCATGGCATATATTATTGTCGAGCCCGGAGGAACGGTTGGCTGGGTAGGAGACGCAAAGCTGATTCCCAGGAAGAAGCCTGAAATTGCTGCTGTATATGCCCTTGCAGGCAAATACCTTGGCATGCATTACACCTACCTTGAGGCTGGCTCTGGAGCTGATACGCCTGTCAGCCCTGAGATGATAAGAACTGTCAAGCAGGTACTCGGAGAGAACAAACTCATAGTTGGCGGTGGGATCAGAGACGCAAAAACTGCAGAACTCTGCGCTTCTGCAGGTGCAGATATGATAGTTACCGGCACCATTCTTGAAGAAGTAAAGGATGTTACTGCAAAGGTGGCTGAAATTGTATCAGCGATAAAAAGATGA